A stretch of the Fundidesulfovibrio soli genome encodes the following:
- a CDS encoding macro domain-containing protein, translating into MNAAESAVFTVGEGTLRIARGDIASWPAQAVVNAANAHLAGGSGVDGAIHSAAGPMLPAACREIIARRGPLKAGEAELTPGFEMAAQYILHAVGPIWRGGSQGEPEALARAYRSCLALCREHGIVSVAFPAISCGAYGYPVEQAMPIALKEVAEGLKRGDTQEAAMVLYSAQAYETWLAFARRTL; encoded by the coding sequence ATGAACGCCGCGGAATCCGCCGTCTTCACCGTCGGGGAGGGGACCCTGCGCATCGCCCGGGGGGACATCGCCTCCTGGCCCGCGCAGGCCGTGGTCAACGCCGCCAACGCCCACCTGGCCGGGGGCTCCGGCGTGGACGGGGCCATCCACAGCGCTGCGGGGCCCATGCTGCCCGCCGCCTGCCGGGAGATCATCGCCCGGCGCGGCCCCCTGAAGGCCGGGGAAGCCGAGCTGACCCCGGGGTTCGAGATGGCCGCGCAGTACATCCTGCACGCCGTCGGCCCCATCTGGCGCGGCGGGAGCCAGGGCGAGCCCGAGGCCCTGGCCAGGGCCTACCGCTCCTGCCTGGCGCTCTGCCGCGAGCACGGCATCGTCTCCGTGGCCTTCCCGGCCATCAGTTGCGGGGCCTACGGCTACCCCGTGGAGCAGGCCATGCCCATCGCCCTGAAGGAGGTTGCCGAGGGTCTCAAACGCGGCGACACCCAGGAGGCGGCCATGGTGCTCTACTCCGCCCAAGCCTATGAAACCTGGCTGGCTTTCGCCCGCCGCACACTCTAG
- the hslV gene encoding ATP-dependent protease subunit HslV, protein MDIHGTTILAVRDASGVAMAGDGQVTFGQAVAMKHTARKVRRLYKDRVLAGFAGSTADAFTLFERFEAKLEEFSGNLTRAAVELAKDWRKDKFLRRLEAMLLVADASAVLILTGAGDVIEPDDGVAAIGSGGSYALAAARALTRNTELPAAEVARKAMDIAAELCVFTNNNIVLETVNA, encoded by the coding sequence ATGGACATTCACGGAACCACCATATTGGCCGTGCGCGACGCCTCCGGCGTGGCCATGGCCGGGGACGGCCAGGTCACCTTCGGGCAGGCCGTGGCCATGAAGCACACCGCCCGCAAGGTGCGCCGCCTCTACAAGGACCGCGTGCTGGCCGGGTTCGCCGGGTCCACCGCCGACGCCTTCACCCTGTTCGAGCGCTTCGAGGCCAAGCTGGAGGAGTTCTCCGGCAACCTGACCCGCGCCGCCGTGGAGCTCGCCAAGGACTGGCGCAAGGACAAGTTCCTGCGCCGCCTGGAGGCCATGCTCCTGGTGGCCGACGCCTCGGCCGTGCTCATCCTCACCGGCGCGGGCGACGTGATCGAACCCGACGACGGCGTGGCCGCCATCGGCTCCGGGGGCTCCTACGCCCTGGCCGCCGCCCGGGCCCTGACCCGCAACACCGAGCTCCCCGCCGCCGAAGTGGCCCGCAAGGCCATGGACATCGCCGCCGAGCTGTGCGTGTTCACCAACAACAATATCGTCCTGGAGACCGTGAACGCATGA